The Toxorhynchites rutilus septentrionalis strain SRP chromosome 3, ASM2978413v1, whole genome shotgun sequence genome includes a region encoding these proteins:
- the LOC129776744 gene encoding serine/threonine-protein kinase pelle-like: protein MASAPPLHVGPGTNFVYINHLPRMDRKRLSDFLDQDAKWVGLALQMNYSSDDIEDIRRCCSSSGESPAKRLLTNWGRFNHTITELFVVLAKERHFTAMESIKRFVEPRFHILIEKPAVSNSAKLLNAPQCATNPTTVHSEDQNEECAQQRAPFVQTPSPATVKPTIASLPSNDVAGIVGDLPQFDYAELCNATDNWSPSNELGKGGFGVVYKGWFKNTLVAIKKIKGQNTESARTELRQSFNELKYLKTCLHENVVQLLGCSIEFGEPCLVYQFMRGGSLDKRLAHKQGDVDPLSLDDRIKIAKGTARGLQYLHTFAMKPIIHGDIKPGNILLDKSNEPKIGDFGFSRVLMTDEPCIKVTRVFGTRRYIPHEFEHQRQLSTKVDCFSYGIVLYELATGKRVYDEKRSPPHLKDYIAGVASSTDFRVLIDPLLSREDDKTVKGCMLLIRAGFCCTVDDPKRRSNMVDVYKFLTEHWPE from the exons ATGGCCTCTGCTCCTCCGCTACATGTCGGTCCTGGGACTAATTTCGTGTATATAAATCACCTACCCCGAATGGACCGAAAACGGTTATCGGATTTCCTGGATCAGGATGCGAAATGGGTTGGACTTGCACTACAGATGAATTATAGCTCTGACGACATCGAA GACATCAGACGATGTTGTTCTAGTTCCGGGGAGTCACCAGCGAAAAGATTGCTCACTAATTGGGGCCGCTTCAACCATACAATTACCGAACTCTTTGTAGTACTAGCAAA AGAAAGACACTTTACAGCAATGGAAAGTATCAAACGTTTTGTCGAGCCCAGATTTCACATATTGATCGAAAAACCTGCTGTCTCGAATTCAGCGAAACTGCTCAACGCCCCTCAGTGTGCTACTAACCCTACTACAGTGCATTCCGAAGATCAGAACGAAGAATGCGCTCAGCAGAGAGCTCCTTTTGTACAAACTCCGTCTCCAGCGACGGTAAAGCCCACAATCGCCAGTTTACCATCGAACGACGTCGCTGGCATTGTGGGGGACTTGCCACAGTTCGATTACGCAGAACTTTGCAATGCGACAGACAATTGGAGTCCGTCGAATGAACTTGGAAAGGGCGGTTTCGGTGTTGTTTACAAAGGCTGGTTCAAAAATACGCTCGTAGCAATTAAGAAAATCAAGGGACAAAATACGGAATCGGCCCGTACCGAATTGCGACAAAGCTTTAACGAGCTGAAGTACTTGAAAACATGCCTCCATGAGAATGTCGTACAGCTGCTCGGGTGTAGTATTGAAT TTGGCGAACCCTGTCTGGTGTACCAATTCATGCGAGGAGGCTCTCTGGACAAGCGCTTGGCTCACAAGCAAGGCGATGTTGACCCATTGTCGCTAGATGACCGAATCAAAATTGCCAAAGGAACAGCAAG AGGTCTTCAGTACTTGCATACTTTCGCCATGAAACCCATCATACACGGTGACATCAAGCCGGGCAATATACTGTTGGACAAATCGAACGAACCGAAGATTGGAGACTTTGGATTCTCGCGAGTACTGATGACAGATGAACCGTGTATAAAGGTCACTCGGGTATTCGGTACTCGTCGATATATCCCACATGAATTTGAACATCAGCGACAGCTTAGCACCAAGGTAGACTGCTTCAGCTATGGCATAGTGCTGTATGAGCTCGCCACCGGTAAACGAGTGTACGACGAAAAAAGATCGCCTCCTCATCTGAAGGACTATATCGCTGGTGTAGCATCGAGCACTGACTTCCGAGTGTTAATCGATCCCCTGCTGTCAAGGGAGGATGACAAGACAGTCAAGGGTTGCATGTTGTTGATCCGGGCGGGATTCTGCTGTACTGTAGACGATCCGAAACGCCGTTCGAATATGGTAGATGTGTACAAGTTTCTAACGGAACATTGGCCTGAATAG
- the LOC129777157 gene encoding thiamin pyrophosphokinase 1 isoform X3, giving the protein MLFRDDDLTNITTWTPVDLIDATHGGEGLAVILLNRPILLHKEYFRSVWNNATIRVAVDGGTNRWVDFVKNQVSADEHLKPPDLVTGDFDSCTDESMAYVTRLNCTIIKTPDQNATDFTKSLKALQDTERGAEINRVLVLCESSGRLDQIMANINTLFLARSILPNAFVFLRSSNSLSWLLPAGNHRINIPPRLVHERIWCALIPIGNRAVCSTSGLRWNLNDRVVEFGSLVSTSNTYSDEEVNIRTDSNLLWTMGTTPKDM; this is encoded by the exons ATGCTGTTCCGAGACGATGAC CTGACCAATATAACTACATGGACCCCGGTTGATCTGATAGATGCCACCCATGGTGGCGAAGGACTAGCGGTGATTCTACTCAATCGACCAATTTTGCTACACAAGGAATACTTCCGATCCGTATGGAACAATG CTACGATTCGAGTAGCTGTCGATGGAGGCACGAATCGGTGGGTGGATTTTGTGAAGAATCAAGTAAGCGCCGATGAACATCTCAAGCCACCGGACTTGGTGACGGGTGATTTTGACTCATGTACCGATGAGTCTATGGCTTACGTGACGCGGTTGAATTGTACC ATTATCAAAACCCCCGACCAGAATGCTACCGATTTCACTAAATCACTGAAAGCACTGCAAGACACCGAACGTGGCGCTGAAATTAACCGGGTGCTTGTGCTGTGTGAAAGTTCCGGTCGGCTGGACCAAATCATGGCCAACATTAACACACTCTTCCTAGCACGTTCCATACTGCCGAATGCATTTGTTTTCTTACGATCCAGCAATTCGCTCAGTTGGCTACTGCCAGCTGGCAACCATCGGATTAACATTCCTCCTCGGTTAGTTCATGAGCGCATCTGGTGCGCCCTCATTCCGATTGGGAACCGTGCCGTCTGCAGTACCAGTGGGCTTCGCTGGAATCTGAACGATCGGGTGGTCGAGTTTGGCAGTCTGGTGAGCACTTCGAATACTTACTCGGATGAGGAGGTAAATATTCGGACGGACAGCAATCTGCTATGGACCATGGGCACAACACCGAAGGACATGTAG
- the LOC129777157 gene encoding thiamin pyrophosphokinase 1 isoform X1 produces the protein MTSRASEMCYGVLNSKHSRLRDVRLFDTFDMIGTCVRTFIRTFTFQLTNITTWTPVDLIDATHGGEGLAVILLNRPILLHKEYFRSVWNNATIRVAVDGGTNRWVDFVKNQVSADEHLKPPDLVTGDFDSCTDESMAYVTRLNCTIIKTPDQNATDFTKSLKALQDTERGAEINRVLVLCESSGRLDQIMANINTLFLARSILPNAFVFLRSSNSLSWLLPAGNHRINIPPRLVHERIWCALIPIGNRAVCSTSGLRWNLNDRVVEFGSLVSTSNTYSDEEVNIRTDSNLLWTMGTTPKDM, from the exons ATGAC GTCGAGGGCATCTGAGATGTGCTATGGAGTGCTCAATAGTAAACACAGTAGGCTTCGTGATGTTCGACTGTTTGATACGTTCGACATGATTGGAACTTGTGTTAGAACTTTCATTAGAACTTTTACATTTCAGCTGACCAATATAACTACATGGACCCCGGTTGATCTGATAGATGCCACCCATGGTGGCGAAGGACTAGCGGTGATTCTACTCAATCGACCAATTTTGCTACACAAGGAATACTTCCGATCCGTATGGAACAATG CTACGATTCGAGTAGCTGTCGATGGAGGCACGAATCGGTGGGTGGATTTTGTGAAGAATCAAGTAAGCGCCGATGAACATCTCAAGCCACCGGACTTGGTGACGGGTGATTTTGACTCATGTACCGATGAGTCTATGGCTTACGTGACGCGGTTGAATTGTACC ATTATCAAAACCCCCGACCAGAATGCTACCGATTTCACTAAATCACTGAAAGCACTGCAAGACACCGAACGTGGCGCTGAAATTAACCGGGTGCTTGTGCTGTGTGAAAGTTCCGGTCGGCTGGACCAAATCATGGCCAACATTAACACACTCTTCCTAGCACGTTCCATACTGCCGAATGCATTTGTTTTCTTACGATCCAGCAATTCGCTCAGTTGGCTACTGCCAGCTGGCAACCATCGGATTAACATTCCTCCTCGGTTAGTTCATGAGCGCATCTGGTGCGCCCTCATTCCGATTGGGAACCGTGCCGTCTGCAGTACCAGTGGGCTTCGCTGGAATCTGAACGATCGGGTGGTCGAGTTTGGCAGTCTGGTGAGCACTTCGAATACTTACTCGGATGAGGAGGTAAATATTCGGACGGACAGCAATCTGCTATGGACCATGGGCACAACACCGAAGGACATGTAG
- the LOC129777157 gene encoding thiamin pyrophosphokinase 1 isoform X2 produces MECSIVNTLTNITTWTPVDLIDATHGGEGLAVILLNRPILLHKEYFRSVWNNATIRVAVDGGTNRWVDFVKNQVSADEHLKPPDLVTGDFDSCTDESMAYVTRLNCTIIKTPDQNATDFTKSLKALQDTERGAEINRVLVLCESSGRLDQIMANINTLFLARSILPNAFVFLRSSNSLSWLLPAGNHRINIPPRLVHERIWCALIPIGNRAVCSTSGLRWNLNDRVVEFGSLVSTSNTYSDEEVNIRTDSNLLWTMGTTPKDM; encoded by the exons ATGGAGTGCTCAATAGTAAACACA CTGACCAATATAACTACATGGACCCCGGTTGATCTGATAGATGCCACCCATGGTGGCGAAGGACTAGCGGTGATTCTACTCAATCGACCAATTTTGCTACACAAGGAATACTTCCGATCCGTATGGAACAATG CTACGATTCGAGTAGCTGTCGATGGAGGCACGAATCGGTGGGTGGATTTTGTGAAGAATCAAGTAAGCGCCGATGAACATCTCAAGCCACCGGACTTGGTGACGGGTGATTTTGACTCATGTACCGATGAGTCTATGGCTTACGTGACGCGGTTGAATTGTACC ATTATCAAAACCCCCGACCAGAATGCTACCGATTTCACTAAATCACTGAAAGCACTGCAAGACACCGAACGTGGCGCTGAAATTAACCGGGTGCTTGTGCTGTGTGAAAGTTCCGGTCGGCTGGACCAAATCATGGCCAACATTAACACACTCTTCCTAGCACGTTCCATACTGCCGAATGCATTTGTTTTCTTACGATCCAGCAATTCGCTCAGTTGGCTACTGCCAGCTGGCAACCATCGGATTAACATTCCTCCTCGGTTAGTTCATGAGCGCATCTGGTGCGCCCTCATTCCGATTGGGAACCGTGCCGTCTGCAGTACCAGTGGGCTTCGCTGGAATCTGAACGATCGGGTGGTCGAGTTTGGCAGTCTGGTGAGCACTTCGAATACTTACTCGGATGAGGAGGTAAATATTCGGACGGACAGCAATCTGCTATGGACCATGGGCACAACACCGAAGGACATGTAG